In Colletotrichum higginsianum IMI 349063 chromosome 1, whole genome shotgun sequence, one genomic interval encodes:
- a CDS encoding HMG box protein, with amino-acid sequence MLTGIGRAAAQRLLIRTAFLASPRTQPLFRVTYRSFSTSRWASLPAAKASSTTTETKKALKAKAGAATKGKAPSKTKAGAATKPPKEKKKAGKKEELTSEQMQKIKVKEHKKLALLPNPKKLPNSAWTVYITERANDPELAIDLESRAKLNSESYRNLSSYELQRLEEKAKENRLANIATYKTWVESHTPIAVAEANRARANIRRITGRRAPRPIHDERQPKRSSTAFIMFVKARWDTGDFSGVDPVVANRQISEQWNALPESEKEPYKQLAKADYERWERDSFHTLGRVIVKS; translated from the exons ATGTTGACAGGAATCGGCCGAGCAGCCGCTCAACGCCTGCTCATTCGCACCGCGTTTCTAGCCAGCCCGCGAACGCAACCCCTTTTCCGCGTGACGTATCGCAGCTTTTCGACCTCGCGATGGGCGTCCTtgcccgccgccaaggcctcgtcgacaacgaccgagacgaagaaggctCTAAAAGCCAAGGCCGGAGCGGCGACGAAGGGAAAGGCCCCGAGCAAGACCAAGGCCGGAGCGGCGACCAAGCCtcccaaggagaagaagaaggcgggcaagaaggaggagctcaCGTCCGAGCAGATGCAGAAGATCAAGGTAAAGGAGCATAAGAAGCTCGCGCTACTGCCAAACCCGAAGAAGCTGCCGAACTCGGCGTGGACGGTCTACATAACCGAGAGGGCCAACGATCCAGAATTGGCGATTGATCTGGAAAGCCGGGCCAAGCTTAACTCCGAGTCGTATAGGAATTTATCCTCGTACGAGCTCCAG CGTCTCGAGgaaaaggccaaggagaatAGGCTTGCCAACATCGCCACGTACAAGACGTGGGTGGAATCGCATACGCCGATTGCAGTGGCCGAGGCGAACCGCGCGCGAGCGAATATCCGCAGGATTACCGGTCGCAGAGCCCCCAGGCCCATTCACGACGAACGCCAGCCCAAAAGGTCATCAACAGCATTCATAATGTTTGTCAAGGCCCGCTGGGACACCGGCGACTTCTCCGGCGTGGACCCTGTTGTCGCAAACCGCCAGATTAGCGAGCAGTGGAATGCTCTCCCGGAGTCTGAGAAGGAACCGTACAAGCAACTGGCCAAGGCGGACTATGAACGCTGGGAGCGCGATTCTTTCCATACCCTGGGACGCGTCATCGTCAAGAGCTGA
- a CDS encoding 3-beta hydroxysteroid dehydrogenase/isomerase, with translation MSEKKPATLPNLGKVLVIGGNGFLGHHVVNQLLAGDRWAVAAVDVIDLRCGHNRHARASYHEADITDTDKVKSIIENVKPDVVIHTASPAVQGDNAVAKDLFRKVNVDGTASVVAACQAASVKALVYTSSASIISDNTSDLINADERWPVIRGELQTEYYSETKAAAEELVLDANRQDPYPLLTCSIRPAGIFGEGDTMVTHQMVKIYREGKTGIQLGSNENLFDFTYVGNVAHAHLLAARLLLATAASSTAPLDHEKVDGEAFLVTNDSPIYFWDFARAIWRAAGSDKGTSHVWAIPREIGLVLGFCSEVFFTIIGKPPIFNRQRNIYSCMTRYYNIGKAKRLLGYRPIVGLDEGIKRGVQWFLDQENAGKVSVKA, from the exons ATGTCTGAGAAGAAGCCTGCGACACTCCCCAACCTGGGTAaggtcctcgtcatcggcggcaacggcttCCTGGGCCATCATGTTGTCAaccagctcctcgccggcgaccgctgggccgtcgcggccgtTGACGTGATCGACCTCCGCTGCGGCCACAACCGTCACGCCAGGGCTAGCTACCACGAGGCCGACATTACCGATACGGACAAGGTCAAGTCCATCATTGAGAACGTTAAGCccgacgtcgtcatccaCACCGCCTCCCCCGCCGTTCAGGGCGACAACGCCGTCGCTAAGGACCTCTTCCGCAAGGTCAACGTTGACGGGACCGCCTCTGTCGTCGCCGCATGCCAGGCCGCCTCGGTCAAGGCCCTCGTCTACACCTCGTCCGCCAGCATCATCAGCGACAATACAAGCGACCTCAtcaacgccgacgagcggTGGCCTGTCATTCGCGGCGAGCTGCAGACTGAGTACTACTCAGAGACCAAG GCCGCCGCAGAAGAACTGGTCCTCGATGCGAACCGCCAAGACCCCTACCCTCTCCTCACATGCTCCATCCGCCCCGCGGGCATcttcggcgagggcgacacTATGGTTACCCACCAGATGGTAAAGATCTACCGCGAGGGCAAGACGGGCATTCAGCTCGGCAGCAACGAGAACCTTTTCGACTTCACCTACGTCGGCAATGTCGCCCATGCCCACCTTCTGGCagcccgcctcctcctcgccaccgccgcctcctccacaGCGCCCCTCGACCACGAaaaggtcgacggcgaggctTTCCTCGTCACCAACGACAGTCCCATTTACTTTTGGGACTTTGCCCGCGCCATCTGGCGTGCCGCGGGTTCCGACAAGGGTACGAGCCACGTCTGGGCCATTCCCCGCGAGATCGGCCTTGTGCTAGGCTTCTGCTCCGAGGTCTTCttcaccatcatcggcaagCCCCCCATCTTCAACCGCCAGCGCAACATCTACAGCTGCATGACGCGCTACTACAACATCGGTAAGGCCAAGCGCTTGCTTGGCTACCGGcccatcgtcggcctcgacgaaggCATCAAGAGGGGCGTGCAGTGGTTCCTGGACCAGGAGAACGCTGGCAAGGTCAGCGTCAAAGCGTGA
- a CDS encoding RhoGAP domain-containing protein produces MASDYDHGAPDDRLQAHPAAPMELGYPGDRGWQQQQQQQQQQQQQQQQQQQQHNGGRRTPDNSYRTQQHSRSPGPRTPGRDGEPRRSGERSRSKGRGGRSASGQQRICKKCGEPLTGQFVRALDGTFHLDCFKCRDCGQIVASKFFPVDDENGEGQYPLCETDYFRRLGLLCYKCGGALRGSYITALDRKYHVDHFTCSLCPTVFGAQDSYYEHDGNVYCHYHYSTQFAQRCNGCQTAILKQFVEIYRNGQNQHWHPECYMIHKFWNVRLTQPSDSSEGPQETDDPAAREIIREEEERMEEKVYRIWSVLSTFEESSAACISDMLLHVSNGAYVDGVLVAKKFIWHVEILFQSADRLDYSMDQLKLKGLSYGREAKLLCKKIVSFFSLLSKTQDTGARKLGVTQELLSLVTGLAHYLKLLIRICLQGALRLEKESKSSDGIYQFLDDLSELDAAKPDDNTLQAITGNSRLSAKDSDHCALCSKSVEDECAKHSDRRWHIACVSCSRCTRDIGRKLEDAHYNAFDKKIYCNNCIGANNEDMPPFEHVTKLQQYVFLLKVALARLLDILRSNGALPRQDDDQNMDGYGPGEGSRTLAPGEAPYLNSDNRSKSYAGDQREHNRESSYENTLNDVRRLRSTRLDKHLSSSFRKARTSRIMDGPEGRSVRPGSAGEDSGRADGDLQIVEDRRGPNDEGTTDKMFNHQDALTLDDIPRIVAAEQVKEQQYKPSRQELFRSPATDPMGHQRSQSAGREAEIRMGDPMPQRLGRKYFSELSGLEYFIVRHLAVLTLAPAVENEFSLDELLSFIELRKQPTFWKNLGKAFKNDRPKNVKKKGIFGVPLDVIIDKDGAESTDGVGPGTLKIPAIIDDLISSMRKMDLSVEGVFRKNGNIKKLSELCERIDREGCDSINFMDQPVVQVAALLKRYLRELPDPLMTFKLQKLWIAVAKIQDDAKRKQYLHLICCLLPKPHRDCLEILFCFLKWAGSFHQVDEEAGSRMDIKNLATVIAPNILYSSNKAPTLDSDPMFAIVAVNDMITSIEEMCLVPDELMDLVNDPFVFGNTADLTTKDILKRYQDRMGQRSGLGGDVSEVFNRPDNSTRPPPRRVETDPALWQQQESSVRPVQDPPMPIPPFNPANPGTPPQRWRAQQEENGHPSPYSGGGQFEPSDAEGPTEAQKREWRQSGGVWGRQNGGVGVGGNL; encoded by the exons ATGGCGTCGGATTACGACCACGGGGCGCCTGACGACCGCTTGCAGGCCCACCCTGCTGCCCCTATGGAACTCGGCTATCCTGGTGATCGAGGTtggcaacagcagcagcagcagcaacaacaacaacaacagcagcaacaacaacaacagcaacaacacaaTGGAGGAAGGAGAACCCCCGACAACAGTTATCGCACACAGCAACACTCGCGCTCACCGGGCCCTAGAACACCTGGCAGAGATGGCGAACCGAGACGGAGCGGTGAACGCAGCAGATCCAAGGGAAGAGGTGGGCGGTCAGCCAGCGGTCAACAGAGAATATGCAAGAAGTGTGGAGAGCCGCTCACCGGCCAATTCGTGCGCGCACTGGACGGGACTTTCCATCTAGACTGCTTTAAGTGTCGT GACTGCGGCCAGATTGTAGCCTCCAAGTTCttccccgtcgacgacgaaaaTGGCGAGGGTCAGTACCCGCTCTGCGAGACAGACTATTTCCGCCGGTTGGGTCTTCTTTGCTACAAGTGTGGTGGTGCCCTTCGAGGCTCTTACATCACTGCGCTCGACCGAAAGTATCACGTCGACCACTTCACATGCTCTCTTTGTCCCACCGTCTTTGGCGCCCAGGACAGCTACTACGAGCACGATGGCAATGTCTACTGCCACTATCACTACTCGACGCAGTTCGCGCAGAGATGCAACGGCTGCCAGACCGCGATCCTCAAGCAGTTTGTGGAGATCTACAGAAACGGCCAGAACCAGCACTGGCATCCCGAGTGCTATATGATACACAAATTCTGGAACGTGCGATTAACGCAGCCGAGCGATTCCTCTGAGGGACCCCAGGAGACCGACGATCCCGCCGCTCGCGAAATCATtagggaggaggaggagcgcatGGAAGAAAAGGTCTATCGCATCTGGAGCGTCTTGTCGACCTTTGAGGAGTCATCTGCGGCCTGCATCTCCGACATGCTTCTCCACGTGAGCAACGGCGCCTACGTCGATGGTGTCCTCGTCGCTAAGAAATTCATCTGGCACGTCGAAATCCTGTTTCAGTCTGCGGATCGCCTCGACTACTCCATGGACCAGCTGAAGCTGAAGG GATTGTCGTACGGACGTGAGGCCAAGCTTCTGTGCAAGAAGATAGTGTCTTTCTTCTCCCTTTTGTCCAAGACTCAGGACACGGGAGCTCGAAAGCTTGGCGTCACGCAGGAGCTGCTGTCTCTCGTCACAGGCCTTGCTCATTACCTCAAACTTCTCATTCGGATCTGCTTGCAGGGAGCGCTACGCCTCGAAAAGGAGTCTAAGAGCTCCGACGGCATCTATCAATTCCTGGACGATCTCAGCGAGCTGGATGCTGCCAAGCCTGACGATAATACTCTGCAGGCCATTACCGGAAACTCGCGACTTTCGGCAAAGGACTCGGACCACTGTGCGCTCTGCAGCAAGTCCGTCGAGGACGAATGCGCCAAGCACTCTGACAGGCGCTGGCACATTGCCTGCGTGAGCTGCTCGCGCTGCACCAGGGATATCGGCCGCAAACTGGAAGATGCCCACTACAATGCGTTTGACAAGAAGATCTACTGCAACAACTGCATCGGCGCAAACAACGAGGACATGCCTCCTTTCGAACACGTCACCAAATTGCAGCAGTACGTTTTTCTGCTCAAGGTGGCACTGGCGAGATTGTTGGACATCCTACGGAGCAATGGCGCTTTGCCTCGGCAGGACGATGACCAGAACATGGATGGCTATGGCCCGGGCGAGGGTTCCCGAACTCTGGCTCCAGGGGAGGCGCCCTATCTAAACTCAGATAACCGCTCGAAATCGTACGCTGGAGATCAGCGGGAGCACAATCGCGAGTCTTCTTACGAGAACACGCTGAACGATGTTCGCCGGCTGAGAAGTACTCGGCTCGACAAGCATTTGTCGTCGAGCTTCAGAAAGGCGAGAACCTCGCGCATCATGGACGGCCCAGAGGGCCGCAGTGTCCGCCCAGGATCGGCAGGCGAGGACTCGGGACGAGCCGATGGGGACCTCCAGATTGTTGAAGATAGACGTGGCCCAAACGATGAAGGCACGACGGACAAAATGTTTAACCACCAGGATGCCCTGACTCTCGATGATATCCCGCGGATCGTCGCCGCTGAACAGGTCAAAGAACAACAGTACAAGCCCAGCCGGCAAGAACTTTTCCGATCCCCTGCGACCGATCCCATGGGGCACCAAAGATCGCAGTCTGCCggcagagaggcagagaTCCGCATGGGCGATCCGATGCCCCAGCGACTCGGCCGAAAGTACTTTTCGGAACTGTCAGGTCTGGAATACTTCATCGTGCGCCACCTGGCAGTCTTGACTCTGGCGCCTGCTGTCGAGAACGAGTTCTCTTTGGATGAGCTGTTGAGCTTCATTGAACTGAGGAAGCAGCCCACTTTCTGGAAGAACCTCGGCAAGGCTTTCAAAAACGACAGGCCCAAGAAtgtcaagaagaagggcatttttggggtgccgcTGGatgtcatcatcgacaaggaCGGTGCTGAATCGACAGACGGCGTGGGCCCTGGAACTCTCAAGATACCGGCCATTATCGACGACCTCATTTCCTCCATGAGAAAGATGGACTTGTCGGTGGAGGGCGTGTTCCGAAAGAACGGAAACATCAAGAAGCTGTCCGAGCTGTGCGAGAGGATCGACCGGGAAGGCTGTGACAGCATCAACTTCATGGATCAGCCCGTAGTCCAAGTCGCCGCCTTGCTGAAGCGATACTTGCGCGAACTTCCCGACCCGCTCATGACCTTCAAGCTCCAAAAGCTTTGGATTGCCGTCGCCAAGATCCAAGACGACGCAAAGCGCAAACAATACCTGCATCTTATCTGCTGCCTGCTGCCCAAGCCCCACCGAGATTGCTTGGAGATCTTGTTCTGCTTCTTGAAATGGGCTGGATCCTTCCACCAAGTTGACGAAGAAGCTGGGTCCAGGATGGACATCAAGAACCTGGCGACTGTCATTGCGCCCAATATCCTCTACAGTAGCAACAAAGCGCCTACTCTGGACAGCGACCCCATGTTTGCCATTGTGGCTGTGAACGACATGATCACCTCTATTGAAGAGATGTGTTTG GTTCCCGATGAGCTCATGGATCTGGTCAACGATCCATTTGTCTTTGGCAACACTGCAGACCTCACCACAAAGGACATCCTCAAGCGCTACCAAGACCGTATGGGCCAGCGATCGGGGCTTGGTGGTGACGTCAGCGAGGTGTTTAACAGACCTGACAACTCGACTCGGCCCCCTCCCCGACGGGTTGAAACCGACCCTGCTCTGTGGCAACAGCAAGAGAGCAGTGTGCGTCCGGTGCAGGACCCGCCCATGCCAATTCCCCCTTTCAACCCAGCCAATCCAGGCACGCCGCCACAGAGATGGCGAGCACAACAAGAAGAGAACGGCCACCCGTCTCCCTATAGCGGAGGGGGCCAGTTTGAGCCTTCTGATGCCGAAGGCCCTACTGAGGCACAGAAGAGAGAATGGCGCCAATCTGGTGGGGTTTGGGGAAGACAGAacggtggtgttggtgttggtggaAACTTATAA
- a CDS encoding Cytidine and deoxycytidylate deaminase zinc-binding region, whose protein sequence is MNDAEGLAIAIEEARTGASEGGVPIGAALVSADGKLLGRGHNRRVQIGSAIHHGETDALFNSGRLPGKAYKGSTMYTTLSPCDMCTGACLLYGISRVVIGENKTFLGGEAYLKQRGVEVVVVDSAECKALMDDFIAEKPEVWNEDIGEE, encoded by the exons ATGAACGACGCAGAGGGTCTCGCCATCGCAATCGAGGAGGCCAGAACTGGTGCCTCCGAGGGCGGTGTCCCG ATCGGAGCCGCCCTCGTCTCCGCAGACGGTAAGCTCCTCGGGCGCGGTCACAACCGCCGCGTGCAGATAGGCTCTGCTATCCACCAT GGCGAAACCGACGCCCTATTCAACTCCGGTCGCTTGCCCGGCAAGGCCTACAAGGGCAGCACAATGTACACGACTTTATCCCCTTGCGATATGT GCACCGGCGCCTGTCTCCTGTACGGCATCTCtcgcgtcgtcatcggcgagaACAAGACCTTCCTCGGTGGCGAGGCGTACCTCAAGCAGCGTGGAGTCGaggttgttgtcgtcgacaGCGCCGAGTGCAAGGCCCTCATGGACGACTTCATCGCCGAGAAGCCCGAAGTCTG GAACGAGGACATTGGTGAGGAATAG